A stretch of the Mycobacterium shigaense genome encodes the following:
- a CDS encoding RNA polymerase-binding protein RbpA, whose product MADRVLRGSRLGAVSYETDRNHDLAPRQLAKYRTENGEEFEVPFADDAEIPGTWLCRNGLEGTLIEGDLPEPKKVKPPRTHWDMLLERRSVEELEELLKERLELIRTKRRG is encoded by the coding sequence ATGGCTGATCGCGTACTGAGGGGCAGTCGCCTCGGAGCCGTGAGCTACGAGACCGACCGCAACCACGACCTGGCACCACGTCAGCTGGCGAAGTACCGCACCGAGAACGGTGAGGAATTCGAGGTCCCCTTCGCCGACGATGCCGAAATCCCCGGCACCTGGCTGTGCCGCAACGGCCTGGAAGGCACCCTGATCGAGGGCGACCTGCCCGAGCCGAAGAAAGTCAAGCCGCCGCGCACCCACTGGGACATGCTGCTGGAGCGACGCAGCGTCGAAGAACTCGAAGAGCTGCTCAAGGAGCGCCTCGAGCTGATCAGAACCAAGCGGCGCGGCTGA
- a CDS encoding amidohydrolase: MAVRDGVVAWLGSDEVGRSQFPDAAVTDLDGGFVAPGFVDSHIHVSATGLTLSGLDLRGAVSLGHCLRLVAEHAAAHHGEPVWGHGWDESTWPENRPPTTAELDVVLDGRPAYLARVDVHSALASTGLRQLVPDLAAADGFAAERPLAGDAHHLVRAVARGLLTPAQLAGARLAALRAAAASGIVAVHECAGPEIGGLDDWLQLHALDHGIEIIGYWGEAVTTAAQARTLMEQTGARGLAGDLFVDGALGSRTAWLHEPYLDAPDRVGTCYLEPDVIEAHVRACTEAAVTAGFHVIGDAAVSAAVGAFERVVDDLGVAAVARCGHRLEHLEMVTAEQAAKLGAWGVIASVQPNFDLLWGGDDGMYARRLGAERARRLNPLALLASQGVPLALGSDAPVTAFDPWGSVRAAVRHHTAGSAVSARAAFGAATRGGWRACGVGDAAIGTLVPGAPASYAVWDAGSLELPAPQDGVQRWSTDPRSRVPALPRLEPTDTLPRCRQTVHRGAVLHG; the protein is encoded by the coding sequence ATGGCGGTGCGCGACGGCGTCGTTGCCTGGCTGGGCAGCGACGAGGTGGGCCGCAGCCAGTTCCCGGACGCCGCCGTGACGGATCTGGACGGCGGTTTCGTCGCGCCGGGATTCGTCGACAGTCATATCCACGTGAGCGCGACTGGCCTGACACTCAGTGGGCTGGACCTGCGGGGTGCCGTGTCGCTGGGCCACTGCCTGCGGCTGGTCGCCGAGCATGCGGCCGCCCACCACGGTGAGCCGGTATGGGGCCACGGTTGGGACGAGTCGACCTGGCCCGAGAACCGCCCGCCGACCACCGCGGAGCTCGACGTGGTCCTCGACGGCCGGCCCGCCTACCTGGCGCGCGTCGACGTGCATTCCGCACTGGCGTCCACGGGGCTGCGCCAACTGGTTCCCGACCTTGCGGCGGCCGACGGTTTCGCCGCCGAACGGCCCTTGGCCGGCGACGCGCATCACCTGGTCCGCGCCGTCGCCCGCGGCCTGCTGACCCCCGCGCAGCTGGCCGGGGCTCGGCTCGCGGCGTTGCGGGCCGCGGCGGCGTCTGGCATCGTCGCGGTGCACGAATGCGCCGGTCCCGAGATCGGCGGGCTCGACGACTGGCTGCAGCTGCACGCCTTGGACCACGGCATCGAGATCATCGGTTATTGGGGTGAGGCGGTGACCACGGCAGCGCAAGCCCGGACGCTGATGGAGCAGACCGGCGCGCGCGGGCTGGCGGGTGATCTGTTCGTCGACGGCGCCCTCGGCTCGCGCACGGCCTGGCTGCACGAGCCCTACCTTGACGCTCCAGACCGCGTCGGCACCTGCTACCTGGAACCCGACGTGATCGAGGCCCACGTGCGGGCCTGTACCGAGGCGGCAGTGACGGCCGGCTTTCACGTGATCGGGGATGCGGCGGTCTCGGCCGCCGTCGGGGCCTTCGAACGGGTCGTCGACGACCTCGGCGTGGCCGCCGTGGCCCGGTGCGGCCACCGGCTGGAGCACCTGGAGATGGTGACCGCCGAGCAGGCCGCCAAGCTGGGCGCGTGGGGCGTGATCGCCAGCGTGCAGCCCAACTTCGACCTGCTGTGGGGCGGTGACGACGGAATGTATGCCCGCCGGCTGGGCGCCGAACGAGCCAGGCGGCTCAACCCGCTCGCGCTGTTAGCATCCCAAGGCGTGCCCCTCGCGCTCGGTTCCGACGCCCCGGTGACGGCTTTCGACCCGTGGGGCAGCGTGCGTGCCGCGGTCCGCCACCACACCGCCGGCAGCGCGGTGTCGGCCCGGGCCGCGTTCGGCGCCGCCACCCGCGGCGGCTGGCGGGCCTGCGGCGTGGGCGACGCCGCCATCGGCACCCTGGTCCCGGGCGCGCCCGCCTCCTACGCCGTGTGGGACGCCGGCTCGCTGGAATTGCCCGCGCCGCAGGACGGGGTCCAGCGCTGGTCGACCGATCCGCGGTCCCGGGTGCCCGCGCTGCCACGGCTGGAGCCCACCGACACCTTGCCGCGCTGCCGCCAAACCGTGCATCGGGGCGCTGTCCTGCATGGCTAG
- a CDS encoding FxsA family protein — translation MVSRLLLVYAVVELAAIFALVWALGWGWALLILLATFVLGWGLLAPLAGSQLLHQLRLMRSGSTEARSLGDGPLVAVATGLVLVPGVVTTLLGTLLLLPPVRASAGPGVSAVALRGLQRRVPLVTYSTVFTQSRRGYSTDGPDYIDGEVIDVTEFDQPSLPKDDHWGGPRYASDSN, via the coding sequence ATGGTCAGCCGGCTTTTACTCGTCTACGCCGTCGTCGAACTGGCGGCGATCTTCGCCCTGGTGTGGGCTCTCGGGTGGGGCTGGGCCCTGCTGATCCTGCTCGCCACGTTCGTTCTCGGCTGGGGCCTGCTGGCCCCGCTGGCCGGCTCGCAGCTGCTGCACCAACTGCGCCTGATGCGGTCGGGGTCGACGGAGGCACGCAGCCTGGGCGACGGCCCGCTGGTCGCCGTGGCTACGGGGCTGGTCCTGGTTCCCGGGGTGGTCACCACGCTCCTGGGGACGCTGCTGCTGTTGCCGCCGGTGCGCGCCTCGGCCGGCCCCGGCGTGAGCGCGGTGGCGCTGCGCGGTCTGCAACGGCGGGTGCCGCTGGTGACCTACTCGACGGTGTTCACCCAGTCTCGGCGCGGTTATTCGACCGACGGCCCCGACTACATCGACGGCGAGGTCATCGATGTCACCGAGTTCGACCAGCCGTCGCTGCCCAAGGACGACCATTGGGGCGGTCCCCGGTACGCCTCCGACTCGAACTGA
- a CDS encoding dienelactone hydrolase family protein: MTTIEIDTPDGPIDALLSTPPGTGPWPGVVVIHDAFGYGRDKQQTNERIAQAGFVAITPNMYARGGRVRCITRVMRELQTQRGRALDDILAARNYLQSRPDCTGQVGIAGFCMGGQFALLMSPKGFSASAPFYGAPLPQHLDNALEGACPIVASFGDRDPLGKGAPEKLQKVTAAKHITTDIKTYPGVGHSFANTLPAQPLLRIAGFGYDQAATEDAWTRVFAFFGEHLRAG, translated from the coding sequence ATGACCACGATTGAGATCGATACCCCCGACGGACCGATCGATGCGCTGCTGAGCACGCCGCCCGGGACGGGCCCCTGGCCGGGCGTGGTGGTGATCCACGATGCCTTCGGGTACGGCCGGGACAAGCAGCAGACCAACGAACGCATCGCCCAGGCCGGCTTCGTGGCGATCACCCCGAACATGTACGCGCGCGGCGGCCGCGTCCGCTGCATCACCCGGGTCATGCGCGAATTGCAGACGCAGCGCGGCCGCGCACTGGACGACATCCTCGCCGCCCGCAACTACCTACAGTCCAGGCCGGACTGTACCGGGCAGGTGGGGATAGCCGGCTTCTGCATGGGTGGCCAGTTTGCACTTCTGATGTCACCCAAGGGTTTTAGCGCCTCCGCTCCGTTTTATGGCGCTCCGCTGCCGCAACACTTGGACAATGCACTGGAGGGGGCGTGCCCGATCGTTGCCAGCTTCGGCGACCGCGACCCGCTCGGCAAGGGCGCGCCTGAGAAGTTGCAGAAAGTGACTGCGGCCAAACACATTACGACCGACATCAAGACCTATCCGGGCGTCGGGCACAGCTTTGCGAACACCCTGCCCGCCCAGCCGCTGCTGCGGATCGCGGGGTTCGGTTACGACCAAGCCGCCACCGAGGACGCGTGGACCCGAGTGTTCGCGTTCTTCGGCGAGCATCTGCGGGCCGGCTAA
- a CDS encoding type 1 glutamine amidotransferase domain-containing protein produces the protein MGTVLIPIPDRDFDPTEVAVSWRVLTQDGHRVLFATESGTLAAADDIMVTGRGLDIWSALPVLRVIPLVGLMLRANKDGRAAYAEMVASGEYQHPVSWDRATLDGVDAILLPGGHRARGMRSYIDSDILQRLVADAFARNVFVAAICHGVLLAARSVDPATGRSVLYGRKTTALTWAMESLAWRLTRITRFWDPDYYRTYTEQPGQPGGYMSVQAEVTRALEDPADFRDVERGTPHRRLKSSGLARDTATDARPAFVVDDGDYISARWPGDTHTFAKVLSDKLTG, from the coding sequence ATGGGCACGGTGCTGATCCCGATCCCGGACCGCGACTTCGATCCGACCGAGGTCGCGGTCAGCTGGCGCGTCCTGACGCAGGACGGCCACCGAGTGCTCTTCGCGACCGAAAGCGGCACGCTCGCGGCGGCCGACGACATCATGGTGACCGGCCGGGGCCTGGACATCTGGTCGGCGCTGCCGGTGTTGCGCGTGATCCCGCTCGTCGGGCTGATGCTGCGCGCCAACAAGGATGGCCGCGCCGCCTACGCCGAGATGGTGGCGTCAGGGGAGTACCAGCACCCGGTGAGCTGGGATCGGGCCACCCTCGACGGCGTCGACGCCATCCTGCTGCCCGGCGGCCACCGCGCCCGCGGCATGCGCAGCTACATCGACAGTGACATCCTGCAGCGGCTGGTCGCGGATGCGTTCGCCCGCAACGTGTTTGTGGCCGCGATCTGCCATGGCGTGCTGCTGGCCGCCCGCAGTGTCGATCCCGCGACCGGTCGATCGGTGCTCTACGGACGCAAGACCACCGCCCTGACGTGGGCGATGGAAAGTTTGGCCTGGCGGCTGACCCGGATCACCCGATTCTGGGATCCCGACTACTACCGGACCTACACCGAGCAGCCCGGCCAGCCGGGCGGCTACATGTCCGTGCAGGCCGAAGTCACCCGGGCGCTCGAAGATCCGGCGGATTTCCGGGACGTCGAACGCGGCACGCCGCACCGGCGGCTCAAGTCCTCCGGCCTGGCGCGCGACACGGCCACCGACGCGCGGCCGGCGTTCGTCGTCGACGACGGCGACTACATCTCGGCGCGCTGGCCCGGCGATACCCACACCTTCGCGAAAGTGCTGTCGGACAAGTTGACGGGTTAG
- a CDS encoding PPOX class F420-dependent oxidoreductase, with translation MTPTFADLAKSQYLLLTTFTKDGRPKPTPIWAAADGDRLLVITQGTSWKVKRIRNTPRVTLATCTMRGRPTSEAVEGTATVLDKSETGAVYDAVGKRYGLLGAVFNFFSKLRGGLESNVGLELRVA, from the coding sequence GTGACGCCCACCTTTGCCGATCTCGCCAAGTCGCAATACCTGCTGCTGACCACGTTCACCAAGGACGGCCGGCCCAAGCCGACGCCCATCTGGGCCGCTGCCGATGGGGACCGGCTGCTGGTCATCACGCAGGGAACTTCGTGGAAGGTCAAGCGGATTCGCAACACCCCCCGCGTGACGCTGGCCACCTGCACCATGCGCGGCCGCCCGACGAGCGAGGCCGTCGAGGGCACCGCGACCGTGCTCGACAAGTCCGAAACGGGCGCCGTCTACGACGCGGTCGGCAAGCGCTACGGCCTCCTGGGCGCCGTGTTCAACTTCTTCAGCAAGCTGCGCGGCGGCCTGGAGAGCAACGTCGGCCTCGAGCTCCGCGTGGCGTAG
- the cobN gene encoding cobaltochelatase subunit CobN: MAEPTVLLLSTSDTDLISARSSGKNYRWANPARLSDPLTDSELPELLDGASIVVVRILGGYRAWQSGIDAVVASGVPTVLVSGEQAADAELTGLSTLAAGIAVQTHIYLAYGGVDNLRQLHAFLSDTVLMTGFGFTEPVMTPTWGELERSGAAVADGPTIAVLYYRAQHLAGNTAYVEALCRAIEDAGATPLPVYCASLRTAEPELLHRLGAADAMVVTVLAAGGLKPAEAAAGGSDDSWNVEHLAALDIPILQGLCLTSSRSQWADNDDGLSPLDVATQVAVPEFDGRIITVPFSFKEIDDDGLISYVADPERCARVAGLAVRHARLRGVEPADKRVALVFSAYPTKHARIGNAVGLDTPASAVALLRAMRERGYRVGDLPGVEAGDGDALIHALIERGGQDPDWLTEGQLTGNPIRLSAKDYRSWFETLPAELTEAVRRHWGPPPGELFVDRSHDPDGEIVIAAMQAGNLVLMVQPPRGFGENPVAIYHDPDLPPSHHYLAAYHWLDAGFGSDVVVHLGKHGNLEWLPGKTLGMSAACGSDAALGNLPLIYPFLVNDPGEGTQAKRRAHAVLVDHLIPPMARAESYGDIARLEQLLDEHANVAALDPGKLPAIRQQIWTLIRAAKMDHDLGLTERPEDDSFDDMLLHVDGWLCEIKDVQIRDGLHILGQKPTGEAELDLVLAILRARQLFGGEQAIPGLRQALGLAEDGTDERSAVDQTEAAARALVAALQSTGWDPDAVDGLTDNPEVGAVLRFAATEVVPRLAGTSAEIDQVLRALDGRFIPSGPSGSPLRGLVNVLPTGRNFYSVDPKAIPSRLAWEAGVALADSLLTRYRADHGQWPQSVGLSVWGTSAMRTAGDDIAEVLALLGVRPVWDDASRRVVGLTPIPPTELGRPRIDVTVRISGFFRDAFPHVVTMLDDAVRLVADLDEPAEVNYVRAHAQADLAQHGDQRRSTTRIFGSKPGTYGAGLLQLIDSRNWRDDADLAQVYTAWGGFAYGRDLDGREAVDDMNRQYRRIAVAAKNTDTREHDIADSDDYFQYHGGMVATVRALTGQAPAAYIGDNTRPDAIRTRTLSEETARVFRARVVNPRWMAAMRRHGYKGAFEMAATVDYLFGYDATAGVMADWMYEQLTESYVLDPENRKFMTESNPWALHGMAERLLEAAGRGMWAEPQPETLDALRQTLLDTEGDLEG; this comes from the coding sequence GTGGCTGAGCCGACTGTCCTGCTGTTGTCGACGTCCGACACCGACCTGATCAGCGCCCGTTCCAGCGGCAAGAATTATCGATGGGCCAACCCGGCGCGACTGTCGGACCCGTTGACCGACTCAGAACTGCCCGAGTTGCTGGACGGCGCGTCGATCGTGGTGGTGCGGATCCTCGGCGGCTACCGCGCCTGGCAGAGCGGCATCGACGCGGTGGTCGCCAGCGGGGTCCCTACCGTGCTGGTCAGCGGCGAGCAGGCCGCCGACGCGGAGCTCACCGGCTTGTCCACGCTCGCCGCGGGCATTGCCGTGCAGACGCACATCTACCTGGCCTACGGCGGGGTGGACAACCTGCGGCAGCTGCACGCGTTCCTGTCGGACACCGTGCTGATGACCGGATTCGGCTTCACCGAGCCGGTGATGACCCCCACCTGGGGGGAGCTGGAGCGCTCGGGTGCCGCGGTCGCGGACGGTCCGACGATCGCGGTGCTGTATTACCGCGCGCAACACCTGGCCGGTAACACCGCCTACGTCGAGGCGCTGTGCCGCGCGATCGAGGACGCCGGCGCCACCCCGCTACCGGTCTACTGCGCGTCGCTGCGCACGGCCGAACCCGAACTGCTGCACCGGCTCGGCGCTGCGGACGCCATGGTGGTCACCGTGCTGGCCGCCGGGGGATTGAAACCCGCCGAGGCGGCGGCCGGTGGTTCCGATGACAGCTGGAATGTCGAACACCTTGCCGCCCTTGATATTCCGATCCTACAGGGATTGTGCCTGACCAGCTCACGCAGCCAATGGGCCGACAACGACGACGGTCTGTCCCCGCTCGACGTGGCCACTCAGGTGGCGGTGCCCGAGTTCGATGGGCGCATCATCACGGTTCCGTTCTCGTTCAAGGAAATCGACGACGACGGGCTGATCTCCTATGTCGCTGACCCGGAGCGCTGCGCCCGGGTCGCGGGGCTGGCCGTCCGGCACGCGCGGCTGCGCGGCGTTGAGCCCGCCGACAAGCGCGTGGCCCTGGTGTTCTCCGCATATCCCACCAAGCACGCCCGCATCGGCAACGCGGTCGGGCTGGACACGCCGGCCAGTGCCGTGGCGCTGCTGCGCGCGATGCGTGAGCGCGGCTATCGGGTGGGCGATCTGCCCGGGGTCGAGGCGGGCGACGGCGACGCGCTGATCCACGCCCTGATCGAACGCGGCGGCCAAGACCCGGACTGGCTGACCGAGGGGCAGCTGACCGGAAACCCAATCCGATTGTCCGCCAAGGACTATCGGAGCTGGTTCGAGACGTTGCCCGCCGAATTGACCGAGGCGGTGAGGCGGCACTGGGGCCCGCCGCCCGGCGAGCTGTTCGTCGATCGCAGCCATGACCCGGACGGCGAAATCGTGATCGCTGCCATGCAGGCCGGCAACCTGGTGCTGATGGTGCAGCCGCCGCGGGGCTTCGGGGAAAACCCGGTCGCCATCTACCACGACCCGGACCTGCCGCCCAGCCACCACTACCTGGCCGCCTACCACTGGCTGGACGCCGGATTCGGCTCGGACGTCGTGGTGCATCTCGGCAAGCACGGCAACCTCGAATGGCTGCCCGGCAAGACGCTGGGGATGTCGGCGGCCTGCGGATCCGATGCCGCGCTGGGCAACCTGCCCCTGATCTACCCGTTCCTAGTCAATGATCCCGGCGAGGGCACGCAGGCCAAGCGGCGGGCTCACGCGGTCCTCGTCGACCATCTCATTCCGCCGATGGCCCGCGCGGAAAGCTACGGCGACATCGCGCGGCTGGAGCAGTTGCTCGACGAGCACGCCAACGTCGCCGCCTTGGACCCGGGCAAGTTGCCCGCCATCCGTCAGCAGATCTGGACGCTGATCCGGGCCGCCAAGATGGACCACGATCTCGGCCTGACCGAACGCCCGGAGGACGACTCGTTCGATGACATGCTGCTGCACGTCGACGGGTGGCTGTGCGAGATCAAGGATGTGCAGATCCGCGACGGCCTGCACATCCTGGGCCAAAAGCCCACGGGCGAAGCTGAACTCGACCTCGTGCTGGCGATACTGCGGGCCCGTCAGCTGTTCGGCGGCGAACAGGCCATCCCCGGGCTGCGCCAGGCGCTGGGCCTGGCCGAGGACGGCACCGACGAGCGGTCCGCGGTCGACCAGACCGAGGCTGCCGCGCGCGCGCTGGTGGCCGCCCTGCAGTCCACCGGCTGGGATCCCGACGCCGTGGACGGGCTCACCGACAACCCTGAGGTCGGCGCGGTCCTGCGGTTCGCCGCGACCGAGGTGGTGCCCCGGCTTGCCGGCACCTCCGCCGAAATCGACCAGGTGCTGCGGGCTTTGGACGGCCGGTTCATCCCATCCGGCCCGTCGGGGTCGCCGCTGCGCGGCCTGGTCAACGTGCTGCCGACCGGGCGCAACTTCTACTCCGTCGACCCCAAGGCGATACCCTCGCGGCTGGCATGGGAAGCCGGTGTGGCGCTTGCCGATTCGCTGCTGACCCGCTATCGCGCCGACCACGGACAGTGGCCGCAATCGGTCGGTCTCTCGGTGTGGGGCACCTCAGCCATGCGCACCGCCGGCGACGACATCGCCGAAGTCCTTGCGCTGCTCGGCGTCCGGCCGGTATGGGACGACGCGTCGCGTCGCGTCGTGGGGCTGACGCCGATCCCGCCGACCGAGCTGGGCCGGCCGCGCATCGACGTCACAGTGCGGATCTCCGGGTTCTTCCGGGACGCCTTCCCGCACGTCGTGACGATGCTCGACGACGCCGTGCGGTTGGTCGCCGACCTCGACGAGCCGGCCGAGGTCAACTACGTGCGCGCGCACGCTCAGGCCGACCTGGCCCAGCACGGCGACCAACGGCGCTCCACCACAAGGATTTTCGGATCGAAACCGGGCACATACGGCGCGGGGCTGCTGCAATTGATCGACAGCCGCAACTGGCGCGACGACGCTGACCTGGCGCAGGTGTACACCGCCTGGGGCGGGTTCGCCTACGGTCGCGACCTGGACGGACGCGAAGCCGTCGACGACATGAACCGCCAGTACCGGCGGATCGCGGTGGCCGCCAAGAACACCGACACCCGCGAGCATGACATCGCCGACTCCGACGACTATTTCCAGTACCACGGCGGGATGGTAGCCACGGTGCGTGCGCTGACCGGTCAGGCGCCGGCCGCGTACATCGGGGACAACACCCGGCCCGACGCGATCCGCACGCGCACGCTGTCGGAGGAGACCGCCCGGGTGTTTCGCGCCCGCGTCGTCAATCCCCGCTGGATGGCGGCGATGCGCCGGCACGGTTACAAGGGCGCCTTCGAGATGGCCGCCACCGTCGACTACCTGTTCGGCTATGACGCCACCGCCGGGGTCATGGCGGACTGGATGTACGAACAACTCACCGAGAGTTACGTGCTGGATCCGGAAAACCGGAAATTCATGACGGAGTCCAACCCGTGGGCGTTGCACGGCATGGCCGAACGGCTGCTGGAGGCGGCGGGGCGGGGCATGTGGGCCGAGCCGCAACCCGAGACCCTCGACGCATTGCGCCAGACGCTGTTGGATACCGAGGGCGACCTCGAGGGTTAG
- a CDS encoding DUF732 domain-containing protein yields MAIGILAAMAVSSGGATPAAQADPTADFLALARSQGIGVGRPDSALIEDAKEVCDLLDYQEQAYTYLNQRAGLDRQHAALFLTDSVTYYCPQFAPKLAPH; encoded by the coding sequence ATGGCCATCGGAATCCTGGCGGCTATGGCGGTTTCGTCGGGTGGCGCGACTCCGGCAGCACAGGCAGATCCGACGGCAGACTTCCTCGCCCTGGCCCGGTCGCAAGGGATCGGTGTCGGTCGACCGGATAGCGCCCTGATCGAAGACGCCAAGGAAGTCTGCGACCTACTCGACTACCAAGAGCAAGCCTACACGTACCTCAATCAGCGCGCCGGTCTCGATCGACAGCATGCCGCCCTGTTTCTCACCGATTCGGTCACCTACTACTGCCCGCAGTTCGCCCCCAAGTTGGCGCCGCACTGA